The following proteins are co-located in the Candidatus Hydrogenedentota bacterium genome:
- a CDS encoding Gfo/Idh/MocA family oxidoreductase translates to MSKVEKHTGKTKQEHPIDRRSFIRTAGAGALVGFAAKNAHASVYKSILPASILGANEKILTGHIGTGGMGRANLGFVLQRDDIQPIALCDLFGRNLERGAQMVSQKFPEFSRHKDFRELLENKDIDAVVIATSDHWHCLCTLHAADAGKDIYCEKPLSTSIAEGPAMVDAVKRNKVVFQGGNMQRSGAHFQEAVQLVWDKYIGDVARVETWSHDSTNLDGIGMGEDDLAKYEAPDYGIDWDFHQGWVEHRPFNTNRWIYNFRWFLEYSGGKITDWGAHLVDIALWGMGEEKQPKRISAQGGKYLIKDNRTTPDTLEVAWEFEDYLLTFSNRVWNPQLLEGTQSDHGIVFYGTKGLLRVDRGGYEVIPFPNNGGCEAKKASGGQLNEPHWQNFVDCIKSREMPISNIDVLHNTTRLCHMGTCAYVAGARFASGASFKDGELPDEAPISGGAMLEWDDASQKFVGGDGDATKIANEWAYREYKNGWSLKAPYRT, encoded by the coding sequence ATGTCCAAAGTTGAAAAACACACGGGGAAAACAAAACAGGAACACCCTATAGATCGCCGGTCATTTATCCGAACAGCCGGTGCCGGTGCCTTAGTCGGTTTTGCCGCCAAAAACGCCCATGCATCAGTCTATAAATCTATTCTTCCCGCCTCAATACTGGGCGCCAATGAAAAGATTCTGACCGGTCATATTGGTACCGGCGGTATGGGCCGCGCCAATTTGGGCTTTGTTCTTCAACGTGACGATATTCAGCCCATTGCGCTGTGCGACCTTTTCGGCCGAAATCTGGAACGGGGCGCTCAGATGGTATCCCAAAAATTTCCCGAATTTTCACGGCACAAAGATTTTCGTGAGCTCCTGGAAAATAAAGACATTGACGCAGTAGTCATCGCCACCTCCGACCATTGGCACTGCCTGTGCACCTTGCATGCTGCCGATGCAGGCAAAGATATTTATTGCGAGAAGCCGCTGTCGACCAGCATCGCCGAAGGACCTGCTATGGTTGATGCAGTGAAACGGAACAAAGTCGTTTTCCAAGGCGGCAATATGCAGCGCAGCGGCGCCCATTTCCAAGAAGCTGTACAGTTGGTCTGGGACAAGTACATCGGCGATGTGGCGCGAGTCGAGACATGGTCCCATGACAGCACCAACCTTGACGGCATCGGTATGGGCGAGGATGATCTTGCCAAATATGAAGCGCCTGATTACGGCATTGATTGGGACTTTCACCAAGGCTGGGTTGAACACCGCCCCTTTAATACGAACCGCTGGATCTATAATTTCCGTTGGTTCCTCGAATATTCAGGCGGTAAAATTACCGACTGGGGCGCGCACTTGGTCGACATCGCCCTATGGGGTATGGGTGAAGAAAAGCAGCCGAAGCGAATTTCCGCGCAAGGCGGCAAATATCTCATTAAAGATAATCGCACCACTCCCGACACCCTCGAAGTAGCCTGGGAATTTGAAGACTATCTGCTCACCTTCAGTAATCGAGTTTGGAATCCGCAGCTTCTTGAAGGCACACAAAGCGATCACGGTATTGTATTTTACGGAACCAAAGGTCTGCTTCGTGTGGATCGCGGCGGCTATGAAGTCATTCCCTTCCCCAACAACGGCGGATGTGAAGCGAAGAAAGCCTCGGGCGGTCAACTCAATGAGCCGCACTGGCAGAACTTCGTCGATTGCATCAAATCCCGTGAAATGCCCATATCCAACATTGATGTACTCCACAATACGACACGTCTATGCCATATGGGTACTTGTGCTTATGTAGCAGGCGCACGCTTCGCTTCGGGCGCTTCCTTTAAAGATGGCGAACTTCCTGATGAAGCCCCCATTTCCGGCGGCGCCATGCTCGAATGGGACGATGCCTCTCAGAAGTTTGTGGGCGGCGATGGAGACGCGACCAAAATCGCCAATGAGTGGGCCTACCGCGAATACAAAAACGGTTGGAGTCTCAAAGCCCCGTACCGCACATGA